The genomic region CAAGTTCCTGGCCCCGCGCGAGGTCCAGAAGATCGGCGTGACGATGGCCACGCTGAAGAACGTCACGCGCGAGCAGCTCGACGGCGTGCTCAAGGAATTCGTCTCGGAAGCCGAGAAGCACTCGGCGCTCTCGCTCGATTCCGGCGAGTACATCCGCTCGGTGCTGACCAAGGCGCTCGGCGAGGACCGCGCCGGCGTGATCATCGACCGCATCCTGCAGGGCAGCGACACCAGCGGCATCGAGGGCCTCAAGTGGATGGACTCGGCCGCGGTCGCCGAGCTGATCAAGAACGAGCATCCGCAGATCATCGCCACCATCCTCGTGCATCTGGACCGCGACCAGGCTTCCGAAATCGCCTCGTGCTTCACCGAGCGGCTGCGCAACGACGTGCTGCTGCGGATTGCCACGCTCGACGGCATCCAGCCGGCCGCGCTGCGCGAGCTCGACGAGGTGCTGACCTCGCTGCTCTCGGGCAGCGACAACCTCAAGCGCAGCCCGATGGGCGGCATCCGCACCGCGGCCGAGATCCTGAACTTCATGACCAGCACGCACGA from Burkholderia glumae LMG 2196 = ATCC 33617 harbors:
- the fliG gene encoding flagellar motor switch protein FliG is translated as MSAEGLTKSALLLMSIGEEEAAQVFKFLAPREVQKIGVTMATLKNVTREQLDGVLKEFVSEAEKHSALSLDSGEYIRSVLTKALGEDRAGVIIDRILQGSDTSGIEGLKWMDSAAVAELIKNEHPQIIATILVHLDRDQASEIASCFTERLRNDVLLRIATLDGIQPAALRELDEVLTSLLSGSDNLKRSPMGGIRTAAEILNFMTSTHEESVLENVRGYDADLAQKIIDEMFVFENLLDLEDRAIQLVLKEVESETLIVALKGAQPPLRQKFLSNMSQRAAELLAEDLDSRGPVRVSEVEQQQRKILQIVRTLAEQGQVVIGGKAEDAYV